The Pongo abelii isolate AG06213 chromosome 19, NHGRI_mPonAbe1-v2.0_pri, whole genome shotgun sequence genome includes the window aatttattacacattctatttacCTCTGGTTTTGAGGAAGAGAACTTAGTATTAAAGAGAATTCGTATCCCTCTCCaaactcccttcttcccttttgaCACAAAGGCAGAGAAAAGCTGCCTCTCAGTTATCAAAAGTATCTTTTGCTTTCTGCACGCAATTAAGtgctacacacacaccaccccctaCCCCAACACCCCCTCACAATCCAACTACAAAATCAGCAATGACTGAAACTGAACACTGATGCTACTTGGTAAACGCTGGTCAATTACATGAATCTTTCACAAGGTAGCAACTATTGTGTCCATTTACTTGGGAAAACAGAACCTAAGACATTTGCTCAAAGATCATCCCCTTAAAAGGACTTAAtaagcagagctaggatttgaagccaggcagggTGCAAGTGGCAGAACAAAATTCAGACCCAGGCAGTTTGCCTTCAGTACTTACATTCCTAACAACGTTGAACAGGCAATCCCTTTAGTGGAAGAGATCCAAAACTAGTTAAGATACCAAAAATCTATGGACCAAAAAAACTATTGCCACTCATCTCTATTCATTTATAATGCTGAAAATGTACAGCACCTCTAAACGCACATACCCagcttgcttccttttttttttttttgagacggagtcttgctttgtccctcaggctggagtgcaatggcaccatctcagcttactccaagctctgcctcccaggttcacaccattctcctgcctgagcctccagagtagctgggactacaggcgccacaaccatgccccgctaattttttttactttttgtattttttgtatttttagtagagacagggtttcaccatgttagccaagatggcctcgatctcctgtccccatgatcctcccacctcggcctcccaaagtgctgggattacaggcatgaatcactgtgcccggctgcttGCTTCCTATTTTCTATGAACACATGGTACTACCATTGAACCTTTCTAGGTTCCTCTCATGCCCCTGGAACCTCCTTTCCACTGTAAAAcattctctcactctttcttccATAATTGCATTCTTTTCTTAGCTAAGCAAAAGTGTTTTCTGAATCAACTATCTCCATGATGACTTTTCAGATAGAGACTGCTGTAGGAGACGAAAGGTTTCCATGTTCTCCTAGCTCCTCACATACTCAATGACTGCTCTCCTGTTACTTACTCCAAATCCTTCCTCCTCACAAGCcgatattctacattccatttctcagttTCTGTCATCAACAGCTCTCTGGGCCATTCTCCTACATTCAATGACTATCTACAGCCAACCTATCCAATACCTGAGATCACACCAAGGTATGGTGTggccacgttccattcaacagaGTTCTTTGCTTTCTACTCCAAGACTTGCACATGTCCATACCCCTAACTGTGCTGCTCCATACTAGAAGTCTTACACTGTAATGCTCCACTCTTGGCTGTGGCTTCctcttttagttctttttctcttcttgtttctaCTTAGGGACTCATCAAGacatctcctccctccctccctccctccctccccccccctccctccctccctccctccctgcctccctccttccctcccttcatcTAAGACATCCAGACTGGAACTTTTCACATCTTCTCCCAATGTATCAGTTGCTCTCTTTGCTTCCTGCTTCCCTTTCCTAGCTAGCCCAAGTCCCACAGTGTAGCTCATGGACTTCTTTCTTCAGCACTTTCAACTTTCTCACTTCCTCATTCCTCCAGGACACAAAACTTGTCTATTGGTCATCGAAATTCTTTGACCCAACACATTTCATGGTAATGGTAACATCAACCCCAGCttacaactttatttttagggacagggtctcacttttttttgCCCACTACTGCAGCTTCCAGGAGAAAAAGTTATTCACCTCTGCCCTGAAATATTCTGTAGCCTAATCCAAGAGAGCAAAAGATAATAACCTACCAAGATATAAAATGTGTACTACATATACCATCAAGTGAGTACTAGGCTGTGACCTCAAATGCCAATGACTATGGCCAAATTACTGGCAGACATACCCTGAGAACTAAGCCAGACACTCAAAAGAAACAAGCCTCCCTTTTCACAGACAttttctaaaactataaaaataaaaggcaaaaattaggACATATTCAGGTGACAACAACTTCCTTCCCCCTGACAATTTATGTTGTATAAAACCTAAAGATTAAAAACTATGACAttggataaaaaagaaaaccctgagtctttcaataaaaagaagaatggaacaaatttaaccaaaaacactaatcatttttcttgaaaatacaGTAGTTCCCTTTTATCTGAGGGGGATCTATTCTGAGACTCCCCAGTGGATACACTGAAACCATGGATAATGCCAAAccttatatatactatgttttgttCTATACATACACATTCATGGTAAAGATTAATTTGTAAACTAGGCACAGTAAAAGATTAATAACAGAACAATTATAACATACTCTAATAGAAGTTATATGAACatagtctctttttctctccaaatatcttattgtactgtaccaCTGGTAACTCaaactgtggataaggggggactgTGGTACAACAGTCTCACCATTTGCTGGTATTTCCCAATCATTTTTTGCTTGTCTTCTCCTcccttgtttccttctttctgttcaaGGCTGCTGATTATTCTCCAGGAGGCTCTTGTAGCTCCAATCACATTCTTATATGTAACAGATAGGAAGTTTCTCTCTTCAGCTGTCAGCTCTACATCCATCCCTGCCAATTTCTTCATTGGCTCCACCATTTCTATAAGGGAAAAGCAAAATCTGTACACCTGCAGAATTAGCACCACATGGATGCTGCCAAAGGGTTTTCTGCCTGTGTCCTCTGGAGCGGTGACATCACATCCCCCCTGGACAGGAGCCCATTAAGCAACACTTGGTGCAGTCAAGCAGTGCCACACCAGAATGTGGGGACCAGTGACTTCAGGGAGTGCTTGGCAGCAAGCCCCAAGGTCCTCAGGGTGCCCCAGGGCCTTCCTTGGAAACCGCACTGCCGTCAGTGCCCTGGCACCATGGGCCTGTGGTGAGAGTGCAGCCTGAGCGATCTACACAATGCCTTCAGGGTCGTTCTTCCATCGTCCTGGTGAGGAGCACAGCCCTGATCCATGCAGGCCTCCTGACCCACACCCTCATGTTCTCTCCCAAACACACTTTCTTGTCTGTTCAATATGGGCAGGCTGAGAAGGCTAAAAATTTCCCACATTTTtaagttctgcttcccttttgattATAAGTTCTGTCTCTAAaccattcctcttttctttcattttcctagaAATATTCAAGAGAATGAAGCTGCTCCTTCAATACtttgcttagatatttcttctgccaaattTCAGGTTCATCACTCGCAAGTTCTGCCTTCCAGAAAACACTAGGAGCACAATGCGGCCAAGTTCTTAGTCACTTTACAAGCatcacctttcctccagtttccaataacatgttCTTCATTGCCATCTGAGACTTAATCTGAATGACTTTTcccttccatatttttatttttttaagagacttggTCTCCCTgtattagccaggttggtcttgaactctcatcctcaagcaatcctcccgtctcagcctcccaaagtgctaagattccaGGCATGAGACACCTTGCCTGACCCACTCCATATGCTACCAACATTCTGTCCAGCTctcctcttctgagccctcaccagaatcacccttcatgttttaaaataaatgtttcctgttGAAATGATTTTAGATATACAGAAATATTGAAAAGGCACTATAGTGTCCTCCTACACCTTCCATCCAGCTGCCCCTAATAATGACATTTTGCAGTACCGTGGCACAAAAgaaattcaggccaggtgtggtggctcatacctgtaatcccagcaatttgagaggttgaggcgggaggttCAGGTTCACTTGAGtctagaagtctgagaccagcctgggaaacaggtagaccctgtctctagagaaaagtcaaagaaattagccaggcatggtggcgtgtgcctagtCCGacctaatcaggaggctgaggcaggaggactgctggagcccatGAGTTCCAGGaagcagggagccatgattgcaccactgaagaATAGAAAGGTAAATATTTGAAGTGCTACTTTATGCCACTAGGAAAAGCAAGAAGACTTTTAATCTTATACCATCAGTATTAAGGTATacagttttctaaaaatttatctctgcagttcaataagaaaaaattCCTGCACATCATATTTGATagagcaaataaagaaaaaaatttaaaaattaaaggaaatgtcATTATTAGACTCATGCATTTTTCCAAGCATTACTAAAAAGCATCAAACATTTCTGTTTAAAACACTTGTACCATTGCATAATTAAGTATGAAGGTGAGAGTTATTTGAGGTGTTTAAAAGTTGGTGGTACCACATCTAATTGGTGTAGACTAGATAAAAAtgactataaaaaatacaaattccatGCAAATGTAAAGATTATACAatcttattaaattattaaacagaCATTTTTTCCCAACTATCAAATGGGATAACATCATGTCTATAATTAGCAATAAGAAAATTCTATTTGCACAATCTTCGAagtcctttttttaaattgtatatacatcatctctcatttaaaaatgaacatttctgtaTGCTTATTACACctaggaagaaatattttcaatcttttttttttaaagacagagtctcgccctgttgcccaggctggagtgcagtggtgcaatctcagctcactgcaagctctgcctcccaggctcatgccattctcctgcctcagcctccccagcagctgggactacaggtgcacgctgccatgcccagctaattttttgtatttttagtagagatggggtttcactgtgttagtcaggattgtctccatctcctgaccttgtgatctgcctgcctcagcctcccaaagtgctgggattacaggcgtgagccaccacgcctggcaaaaattttcaattttataatcTCAAAATTTTTGTTAgtcattaaaataaatcaaagcatTCGGCATCAAAGGATGTACAGACACACACTCTTAAGTAAGTCATATATGAGAACCAGAATATTAGAGGCCTAAGCTGCTCATTTCATAAGACAGGGGCCCCttgtagtatttattttaaaaagaaatagcccCATTCACAAGGGaaagataataatttaaaaattagaaactaaaagaaaaataaagaagcctTAAACCTTCAGTGTATGAATATCTACcgttaaaaagaatgagaaatagaCACTCGGGACATCAGACATACTGACCCTTCAAAGGAACATGGATACAAATATGTAACAGCCAATCAGATGGTACTAACACCAAGATCCTGTGTGACAGCAAGTAGTGACCAAATCTAAAGAATTCCCAAAGttgtattcaaatatatttttatgaaggtTTTTATGTGAGTTACAAAACAGCCCTACTTCAGTTTTACTATTTCCCagtaagtaaaaatgaaaataaataaatggataatagtaattaaacagaaaatgagaaacaaagtgATAATCACAAAATGTATAATTGGTGCCAAAAATCCAATTAActaaagatgttaaaaatataaagagtttCCTACAGATTAATTTTTCTGACTAAATGTATACCAACATTCACTatcaatattaatatatattcttttttttttttgagacggagtttttgctcattgcccatgctggagtgcaatggcatgatctcagctcaccacggcctctgcctcctgggttcaagcaattctcctgcctcagatcccaagtagctgggattacaggcatgcagcagcatgccccactaattttgtatttttagtagagacgaggtttctccatgctggtcaggctggtctccaattcccaatctcaggtgatctgcctgccttggccttccaaagtgctgggattacaggcatgagccactgcacccggccctggttttttttttttttttttttttttttttttttttttttttttgagacaggagtctcactctgttgcccaggctagagtgcagtggtgtgatctcatatataatgtttattataataACAGCAAAAGGGGGAAGAGGGCAATGGAGCTTTACAGGAGAAAACTGCTTTCTGCAAGTCTTTATCTTTTTGCTGGTAAAAAGTCCTGCCTCTGTGTTGATGCCTTCTGACTCACTGAGGTGGTGGTTGTGGCACTTTCacttcactgttttttgtttgtttgtttgtttgtttgttttttaagtagagacaaggtcttgctttggtTGCcctgggtggtctcaaactcctggcttcaagcaatcctactgtcTTTGAAAAGGTTGTGATTAAAGGTGTGAACTACCACATCCAGCCATTTTTTACAATAACAATGAAGTTGGCTatatcaattgactcttcctttcataaaaCATTGCTCTGTAGCATGTGctgctgtttgacagcattttacctaCAGTAAAACTTTCTTCAAAATTGGGGCCAATTCTCTCAAACCTTGCTGCCACTTTATCAACTAAGTATAGGGCATATTCTacatcctttgttgtcatttcaacaatgtttacacCATCTTCACAGGAAATAGATTCCATCTCAggaaagcactttctttgtacATCTATGAGAAGATATTCTTTCAAGTTGgaccatgagattgcagcaattcagtcacatcttcaggctccacttctaattctagctctCTTGCTATTGGCCACCACATCTGCAGCCTCCATCAAAGTCTTGAATCTCTCAGCCATCCATGAGGGACAGAATCAACTCTTTTCAAACTCCCattcatgttgatattttgacctcctcccataaaacataaatgttcttaatggtacctagaatggtgaattctttccagaaagttttcaatgtactttgcccagatccataaGAGGAATCACCCTCTATATAGCAGCCATAgcctttcaaaatgtatttcttaaatcatAAGACTTTTACATCAAATTGACTCCTGGATGCACAGACTGCAggatggatgttgtgttagcaggcatgaaaagaacattttcttgtacatcttcatcagagctcCTAGGTGACTATGTGCATTGTCAAAGGCTTACTAATTGGCCTAAATTCAATATTGCTGTGTCTTAaagaatagggaggcctgaggagagtagagagagatgagagaacaGCCAGCTGGTacagcagtcagaacacatacaacatttattaACTTCACCTCATAGTAACATCAAAGGTCACTGATCATACATAACCATAACAGAGATAACAATGAAAATGTGTGGAATattatgagaattttaaaaagggatGAAGAGTCACTAAGTGAGCATACGCTGTTGGAAAAATGAAACCGATAAGACTTGCTTACTCCACAGTTGCCGCAAACCTTCAATTtggtaaaaaagaagaaaaaccatgcAATTCCTGTGAAGTACAATAAATAGGAGCccaataaaatgagatatgcttaagaaaaaaacagatatgcTTATACATCTTACTAAAACTAAGTACAGTCTAGCAAGTTAAGATAAAGATAGTAAGCCCTACAACAACCACTGAGAAAATAACCCAAGAAAAAtcgttttaaaaatcataaagaaggCCAGGCCGGTGAGCCAaacacctgtaattcccagcactttgggagactgaagcaggaggatagcttgagcccaggagtttgacaccagcctgggctataTAGCCTGTCACTGCCTGGGCTATATAGCCTTGTCActacaaacaagaaaaaacttaggcatgatggcatgttGTTGCGGGAAttcagggaccctgaatggagggaccggctgaagccatggcagaagaacataaattgtgaagatttcatggacatttattagttccccaaattaatacttttataatttcttatgcctgtctttactgcaatctctgaacataaattgtgaagatttaatggacatttatcacttccccaatcaatgctcttgtgatttcctacacctgtctttaatctcttaatcccatcatcttcgtaagctgaggatgaatgtcGCCTCGGGACCCTGTGATggttgtgttaactgcacaaattgtttgtagagcatgtgtgtttgaacagtatgaaatctgggcaccttgaaaaaagaacaggataacagcgatgttcagggaacaaagGAGATAATGTTAAAGTCTGGCAGCCTGTGGGCCAGGCAGAagagagccatatttctcttctttcaaaagcaaataggagaaatgttgctgaattctttttctcagcaaggaacatccctgagaaacagAATGCATTCCTAAGCGGAGGGTGGTCTCTGAAATGGCCACTTTGGGAACGTCTGTCTTTTATGGTTGTAGattaagggatgaaataagccctggtctccCATAGCTCTCctaggcttattaggatgaggaaattcccgccttataaattttggtcagactgtctgctctcaaaccctgtctcctgataagatgttatcaatgacaatgcatgcctgaaacttcattagcaactTTATTTTCGCcccggtcctgtgatctcgccctgcctctgtttgccttgtgatattctattaccttgtgaagcatgtgatctttgtgacccacaccctattcgtacactccctcccctttggaaaatcactaataaaaacctgctggttttgcggctttgggtgcatcacggaacctgcccacatgtgatgtctcccccggacacccagctttaaaatttctctcttttgtactgtttccctttatttctcagaccggccaacacttagggaaaatagaaaagaacccacGTGAAATATCGTGGGCTGAATTTCCCCCGACAACGTGGCAGTAGTCCCTGCTGCTTGCGacgctgagtggggaggatcacttgaacccaggaggttgatgtTGCAGTGACCacgacagtgccactgcactccagacagggtgacagagcaagaccctatctcaaaaataaaataaaataaaataaaaatgaaaaataaaagaaatgaaaatggtatACTAGAAAGTATCTATAGGTGGTATCCAACTTAAAATCATTCTACTTACAGTTTCTTAACTTTACCACCATGATACAAACCCGATACACATTAGTACTATATTCTTTGTGATGCTGGGCAGCGGCAGCAAGCCACAACTCCCAGTCAGCCATGCCATCATGAGACTAAACAACCAATGCTTGCTTGACCAGTGAACCGTGTAGCCAGATGATTtttcccaactgtaggctaatgtaagcattctgagcatatttaaggtaggctaggctaagtcAAGATGTTAGATAAATAaggtatatttctttcttttctttttttaaagggatggggtctcagtatattgcctaggctgtagtgaagtggctgttcacaggtgcAATAATCATGCACTAAAGCCTCAAAATCCTAGGCTcaaaataatcctcctgccttatcaGAATGTAAGCTCATCATAACTCAAGAAGCATCTGTACTTAAGATTAAAAAggtagaaaacaaagcaaaacaaaacaggaactaAGTAgtcataagaaaaacaaaaaacaaaagggcaAGCTGCCCACCCAGGACCAAGGGGTAAGGCCATGCCAATGGGCCTAGAGAACAGAATATCAAGCCACAGAGAATTATTTTCAATTCTcagaactgaatggaatttgtCCTGCAGACTTACAAACCTGCTTTAAGCcccttttttccttccaatttatctcttttggaatgggaatgcttctctgcctgtcccaccattgcatctcagaaacagaaaacttgtTTTCTATGTATCACAGGTTTAGAaatagaagttttttttgtttttctgtttttttttttaagacagagtctcgctcttgccacccaggctggagtgcaatggcgcaacctcagctcactgcaacctctgcctcctgggttcaagcaactctcctgcctcagcctcccaagtaactgggactacagttgtgtgccaccacacctgactaatttttgtattttcagtagagacagggttttattgtgttagccaggctggtcttgaactcctgacctcaggtaagctgcccgcctcagcctcccaaagtgctgagattacaggcgtgaaccaccatgcccagcagagaTAGAAATTTTGCATCAGGATTAACCAACGTCTTAACCCATTGCCAATTCAGATGATtcagaagatgagatttgggacttTCTGAGTTTATTCTATTCAGGTAAGATGTGAGACTTACTTATAGAGTTTACATCAAAATGGATGAACACTTTTGGGGGATATTGGGATACAGCACATCTATTTTGTATGTGGAAAGAACATAAATTTTGGGGGCATCAGAAGGCAGACtgctatgggttgaattgtggtCCCCAAGAAATGTATGTGAAGTCCTTAACCCCCAGTATCTTAGAgagtaaccttatttggaaaaaggatcATTGCAAATGTAATTAGGATGAGGTCACATGATGGAGTAGGGCaggcccctaatccaatatgactgatctCCTAATAAGAAGATGGTCATatggagacagagacaaaggaagaatggaatgtgaagataCAAGCAGAGATTagggtgattaaaaaaaaaaaaacctgtcaatcATTGACACCcatcaccagaagctaggaggcatggaacagatttccCTTAAGAAGTCTCAGAAGGATCCAACCCAGCTGATATCTTGATTTCAGAATTGTAGCCTCCTTAATTGTGAGAAGAAATTTCTGCtgctttaagccacccagtttgtgatattttgttacagcagccctaggaaactactACAGGGGGTGTATGAAAAATTGGCTGTGAGATGTTCATGTTTTAGAATTGGGTGATGAATGTACCCAGGGTGTTTGTTATATTATTGCttactgttttatatatttgacaattgcagaaataaattcttttttttttttgagatggagtctcgctttgtggcccaggctggagtgcagtggcactatctcggctcactgcaagctccgcctcccaggttcacgccattcttctgcatcagcctcccaagtagctgggactacaggtgccgaccactatgcccagctaattttttttgtgtttttagtagagatggagtttcaccatgttagccaggatggtctcgatctcctgacctcgcgattggcccatctcagcctctcaaagtgctgggattacaggcgtgagccactgcacctggcccagaaata containing:
- the LOC100458084 gene encoding 14-3-3 protein epsilon-like isoform X3; the protein is MVEPMKKLAGMDVELTAEERNFLSVTYKNVIGATRASWRIISSLEQKEGNKGGEDKQKMIGKYQQMVETELKLIRGDVLDALDKHLIPAATTGKSKVFYYEMSC
- the LOC100458084 gene encoding 14-3-3 protein epsilon-like isoform X2 produces the protein MVEPMKKLAGMDVELTAEERNFLSVTYKNVIGATRASWRIISSLEQKEGNKGGEDKQKMIGKYQQMVETELKLIRGDVLDALDKHLIPAATTGLVSCHLWEGESVFIDTHGKDK
- the LOC100458084 gene encoding 14-3-3 protein epsilon-like isoform X1, producing the protein MVEPMKKLAGMDVELTAEERNFLSVTYKNVIGATRASWRIISSLEQKEGNKGGEDKQKMIGKYQQMVETELKLIRGDVLDALDKHLIPAATTGKLWGRTQAVSVKVKDSYLSVPSCFLGLPL